AACAAAGGAATAtcctccaacggctagttgtaGTAACTTGTTAATTGCACAACGTGTTAATATGTCTCTGTGTTAATTGTACAACAAAAGACACACTTCAATTAAATGTGTCTATCACACATTTCAGTAATTATACCAATACATAAGCTTATATGAGTTGTACTTGATGCAAAAACGGTTACAAAATaatttcatattccaaaaatatcCAGATGTCTTCATAAATCAAAGTTTTACATGTATCAAAATGAGGGTATTTTGATAAATATATCTAAACACATGCTTCCCTCAGTTATAccaaaaactttttaaaaaacTACATAACATTCCATATTTCCAAAAACCCTTATCCACACAATTGAAATTCAAACTCTCTTTGACcacaactcattcttatatagtataaggaaatGCACAGACATCAGAAGTCGTTTTCTAGTTTGCTGATAAAAATCGTTAGTTGCTGCCACagtctttagtttttgttttagcTGTTGCCAAGAGCATTGGCTTTTATTTGCAATTGTACAGGTCAGTTTCTTTTGCCCGCCTTAAGATAGCGTCCAGACTCCAGAGTTTTCTGAAGCTTATAATGAAGGCAAATTCCCTTCCTCTGCGTTATTATTACTGGTTAAACCGGTCGTGTCGGTTTAGGTAAATTGTTAATCGATCCTTTCCAGTCCAGTAACGAGTTGATCGCTTACCCGGTCTTGCAatcaatttggaatttgaaaaattatcttCAAAATTCGGGATTGAACAAGAAATAAAAAGATTGATTGGGGTGACTTGAGATGAGAACTTATAAGGGATTGAGCATAGAGGTTAAATTACTACAGGTAATTGCGTGTTTAAGAATTACTGCCCAATGAaccaattttccaatttttccagtttttaaGTCTTTTGCCACCCCTAGTTAATACTATCCCGTTTTGCTTTCTTGTTTTGGCGTTTCAAAACGGGGATGTGGATGGCCTTTGGAGTCTAATGTTAATCTTTCTTTTTACTGGTTTGGAGACTGACGTTAATCATTCGGATTGcatttctttaacaaattatCATTTTATGATGTGATTCATAAAAAGATAGTGTGGTAACGTGTTCAAGAAATTTTCGAAAGTGccttcttgaaaatttcactaTGCACCCGTCTGATTTAATGACGATTTAATCTCCGTCAAATTTTCATTGACCCTTTTGAATCTATCCCTTTCTCCTAGTGTAGAATAGGAGCATATGTAAAATAGAAATTATCGCGTCGAcaaactatataaatatataatgaaTGTTAGCTGCTGAATCACTAAAATTTGGTTTCAACAAATGCTATTCAGTTCTAAATTTTTGTCAACGATGATTTTCAAAAGCCCATCATTCTCCAGGACCTCCTACTGCTAATGATCAATGAAACTGCCCTCCATGTAACGCACCAAAACGATGAACAGAGATCTCTTTTTTCCTCAAAAGAAGTAAAAGGATAATATCGTAGGAGGCTAACATGCCCTGATATGTTTTGGTCATTATCTTTgtcattttttcttgttttgccaAAATGAGGATATATTCGTCCTGTAATATCtcttcttctatttttttttcccacttccattgcCTTTCTGCATATGGATTCTCTGCCAGTGAAAAATGAAAGCCCCCCATGAATTTGACTACTTCTGCATCAAGATAGTTAGTAACGTATAGTACCAACAAATTTTGACCCATCAATCCAAAAAAGGGAGATGTATATAGACAAActaagataaaaaataaaaataaaaaatcactcAAAGTAGCTGCAACAATCTCCTAAAAGGATCGTCGTGAATTTAAACCCCAACAACTAACTGGTTAAGtgttttttttgtcatttctcCAAGATATAAAGTTGTCGACTTGCTTGCCCAGAATTTCTCGATTATTAATTTTGTTTCagatttaaaccaaaaaaaaaaaaaagaaagagcaagTTGAGCGCCAGGTAAAGGTTCGGCAGGGTTTCCATTTAAGGATTACAGATTCTTCACAGGGCACTGCTATTGCACAAATAGCAGAACTTTCTCCCGgggtttttttggggggggtgGGAGCGTGGGGGTGAATTTTCTGAACAAAAATTTTCTAAGCTCACTTTATCAATTGCCATATTCGATTATTAATACAAGAATTGAAGTTCCTTCAACTTTCTACAAGTATAGTAAAAATAATCAATAATAAGATTAGGCTGCTCATCCATCATCAAGGATTTCTTTATGCACATGCATGCATGATGCGCTGCAGTACTTGTAATTATACCTGTGAAAGGGAACAATCCCAGCCAGTGAAACATGACAGCATGAACACAGAGTGTCAGAAGTTTCTGTAACTTTTATTTGTGAACTAGAAGCCACTGATCCTGTGCCTTGAGGTCTGAGGGCTGCAGCTGCTGCTATTCTTCTCTCAGCAGCAGCAGCTCTCTTTTCCCTTTCTGCATCTTGAGCCCTTTTAAGACGCTCCTGCTCAAAATACGGGTAGGATATCAGAAGGGTAGTAGTCTGGACTTGGGAAGAAAAGATGTGAACAACGGGAAATATAGACACAGGCTGGCCCCATCTTGCACTAACATTAAAAAACATAAACATAACATTATGGCTTATGAAACTTCAAGCTGATTAATTTGTAGTTCTCTTTTCCACTTCTATTTTTGTTTCGTAGAAAAGAAaactagtttttattttattttactttgtgTTATTGGGGATGGAGGGTGTTGGAGGTTATTTGTAAAGGAGGCAGAGAATAACCTCTTTAGACAAACTACTAGATTCAAACTGTCCTTTGAAACTGGAAATTGGAACGGATCCATGATTCTGCAACATGGGAGAAGCATTTTGGGATTGAGCAGCTTCAGCCTGTGCATTTTAGTCACAATAGTTACACATTGACAATAACACAAACTTTATAACCAAAGACTGGTGACATTCCTCGGGAATAACAAAGAATGTCAAAGAACAGCTTATAACAAATATATGACATATCAGAAAAGATTGACTGAACCTCATAAACAAAAGTCTAGGTCGGAGTCTCACAGGTAATAAAGAGAGAATAAATTATCTTAGTCTAAGATTTGAACTGAAAAATTTATAGAAAGATCAATTCAGCAAGCACAATTTGTTCCACAAAGAAGAGGTCAATCTTCCATTCTGCAAACTAAATGCTATTAATGATATCAAGAAATTATCAGTGtcaccaaaaagaaaaatagacgAACCTGAGCCTTCTTTTCTCTTGCTTTACGTAATTTCTTCAACTCTTTTGCCCTTGCTTTTCTCTTAGCATCTTTTTCAGCCTGTGCAGAACGTCAGAGAAATTTGAGTTATAACTTTTTCTGGACATGATACTCTTGCAAGTCTCTGCTAGCATCTCTGACACCAAAGGTCGTGTCACTACTCTAATCTAATAAAAGTAAAAGAGGCAAAGCAGCATCATCTGCAGCTAGACTGGCGTGTATCAAATTTCAGGAGTAGCAATTTGCAGGAAATAGGGAATCTACAGGAAGACGCTCCAGTGTTATTAGATCAATCAAACACCATTTTGCTTCAGTGAGCGTGACCTCTCAATAAATTATTCAGCAATTTTGACCAAAAGTTACTCACTTAAGCCAGAATTTCAAACCTTTACAACTTGACACTGTTGAAACAAAAAGTTTAAGTACGAACATGATAATGGAAAATCACATCACCTGCTTAATAGCTTGAGATTCCTCCATCTCTTTAGTCAATGCACTAGGAACTTTAGCAACATACCAATCCCATTTATCAAGGTTCAATGCCATGAACCGTCTAAAAGTATTCCTGACTTCCTTTTCAGTAGCAAGCATATAGGGAGTACGACCTAGCTCATCTTTAATACAAGGATCCAAACCCTGTTCTAGAAGTTCCAGGACTTCTTGAGAATTCCCAGTCTTGGCTGCTTCGTGCAAAGGTGTGGATGCACAAACAATCTCACTCTCACTTTCAGGACTGCTTGATGCATGCACATTTTCAAGTTTGTTGATAACCCCACAAATATCAGTAATTTCTTGATTATCCAAATTCTCTCCTGTGTCCATCTTCATAGACTCCACCTGGCCATCACTTGCAAGACTATCAGGTAGATATGCTTCCTTCCTTGTATTTGTTGGAGTAGACGACTTAATTTGCTCATCATTTTCAGAGGAAACCTGTGTCAACAAATTATATATCCTTCGAGCTTCTTTTAATGTAGGTCTCCGCACAGTCAAAGGAATATTTCGAATCACATGATGCTGGCAGTTGAAATTTGGTCTTTCCCCATCAAAAAATAGTTGATAGTTGCTAGAAGGAGCATAAAGGAAAACGCAAGATGAAACAGAGAAATAAGGCTTCCAGGCTGCTAGTAATTCTTGAATTTCCTGGACATCATATGAATAAGAGAATTAAAATTCACTACCGTTGTATTCCAAGGTAAAAACACAGAAAACATTGGACAAGTGAACTGGGTACAGATCAGAACAGTGGGCCAGCAAACTGTGTATAGAATAGCACATGACATCTTACTCATCTTAAAATTCAACCATCTATACCTTTTTTAGTGCAAGCTCATTATACCGGCGAAGTGAAGCTCCAGCAGAATGGACAGTCTTGCCACTTGCATCTTTTGATGACTGCCGTTTACCAGACTTGGCACGCACTACATATCTTCATAAAATAGCCAAGTTAGATGGAACTTCATTCATAAGTCTACACGGAAATCATCAAATATCAATTGACAAAGTTATACTGAATACTATATAAGTAGCCTCCATCCAGAATAGAGCTGTTAAGGAACCACAGTCGTTGATTttgtcaaaacaaaaaaagtacCATTAGCTAGCATTTCTAAGAGAAAAAATTATTTAGGCATTGAGTGCTCAATAAGTCTCTATAAAATCCAATCACATAAATTTTATGATATTGGCAAATGGGTGTCTACTCATCACTTTTATTTTTGTCACTTATCGAGCACATGAAAGCTGTTTTGCAGACTTAACTAGTAAAACATGAATATGGTATTTTGTCCTATTTATTGTTAAAAGCAATAGCTAGATTTCTTTTCCAATACCATTTCAGACAATTAAGATAATTGCATCACATCTCTTTTCATTCATTTCCATGTTAACACACACCTCTTCTGTTTTCATGTATACTTGGAAGTATAGCTAGCAGTAATTTTGAAACGTGATGAGCAAAGTTAAATTCAGAAAGAGCTGGAGTTTATTAAAAGCTTCTAACCTGTGAAAAGTTTTATGAGCAACAATGGAGTTCCCATCAAAGACACAGCCAGCAAAATGCCCACCCCTTGCAAGTAACATCACTCTTAATCGGGTAGCATCCCTGGGCTCATGGATGACATATTTTAGTTTTTCAGTCACCTCCTTCTCTGTCAAGAAACATTCACCAAAGTCTGCAGCAATAGATTTGTCAATCTCAAACACAATATTCTCAGACTCGTTCAATAGCAAACATT
This portion of the Coffea arabica cultivar ET-39 chromosome 2e, Coffea Arabica ET-39 HiFi, whole genome shotgun sequence genome encodes:
- the LOC140003776 gene encoding uncharacterized protein, coding for MATEAPSSTSSTGKANNPYQQKNQHRQDEKSHRSIFELPADFFDSCRFLQSPSSSIIVPADDAAHDGFSRNQEDECLESNISENTNAIGGRGSMERWSCNTCKAEFESLQDQRSHFKSDIHRLNIKLSIAGKGTVKEEDFNETTSDSLCKDYDVSSISGSSEEDEPETGRNMGLHGRLGGVLKHKLFLQLQNGERVSFWKCLLLNESENIVFEIDKSIAADFGECFLTEKEVTEKLKYVIHEPRDATRLRVMLLARGGHFAGCVFDGNSIVAHKTFHRYVVRAKSGKRQSSKDASGKTVHSAGASLRRYNELALKKEIQELLAAWKPYFSVSSCVFLYAPSSNYQLFFDGERPNFNCQHHVIRNIPLTVRRPTLKEARRIYNLLTQVSSENDEQIKSSTPTNTRKEAYLPDSLASDGQVESMKMDTGENLDNQEITDICGVINKLENVHASSSPESESEIVCASTPLHEAAKTGNSQEVLELLEQGLDPCIKDELGRTPYMLATEKEVRNTFRRFMALNLDKWDWYVAKVPSALTKEMEESQAIKQAEKDAKRKARAKELKKLRKAREKKAQAEAAQSQNASPMLQNHGSVPISSFKGQFESSSLSKEERLKRAQDAEREKRAAAAERRIAAAAALRPQGTGSVASSSQIKVTETSDTLCSCCHVSLAGIVPFHRYNYKYCSASCMHVHKEILDDG